In the genome of Thermomicrobiales bacterium, one region contains:
- the truB gene encoding tRNA pseudouridine(55) synthase TruB: protein MGSATRPPMRHGFLVIDKAPGWTSHDVVARVRRLVGMKRVGHGGTLDPFATGVVIVAVGRATRLLQYVQDSDKRYLAHVVFGAATDTYDVDGEVTARSDGKYPSREDIVAALTQFLGEVEQVPPAYSAIKVDGKRLYARARAGEDVVAPTRRVRIDGIIVLSYDPPDLFLDIECGKGTYIRSIAHDLGKQLGCHAYCHGLRRVSSGGFSIDESWTLDELAERDIQDSWTDIALHPDRAVTHLNAAILDSERTASWYHGRSVELRATYPYSGDSLLRVYSVDGRFLGLGRPVDDGCIRPAFVFAADGE from the coding sequence ATGGGCAGCGCGACTAGGCCGCCGATGCGCCACGGATTTCTGGTCATCGACAAAGCACCGGGCTGGACGTCGCACGACGTGGTTGCGCGCGTCCGACGACTGGTAGGCATGAAGCGTGTCGGGCACGGCGGCACGCTCGACCCGTTTGCAACCGGCGTCGTCATTGTCGCTGTCGGTCGGGCTACAAGGTTGCTCCAGTACGTGCAAGACAGTGACAAGCGCTATCTTGCGCATGTCGTCTTTGGTGCAGCAACAGACACCTACGATGTCGATGGCGAGGTCACCGCACGGAGCGATGGCAAGTATCCGAGTCGCGAGGACATTGTTGCTGCCCTGACGCAATTCCTCGGTGAGGTTGAGCAGGTTCCACCGGCGTACTCGGCAATCAAGGTTGATGGCAAGCGCCTCTATGCACGGGCGCGGGCCGGAGAGGATGTCGTCGCACCAACTCGGCGAGTCCGCATCGACGGGATCATTGTCCTGTCCTACGATCCGCCCGATCTGTTTCTCGATATCGAGTGCGGCAAAGGAACGTATATTCGCTCGATCGCCCACGATCTCGGCAAGCAGCTCGGGTGCCACGCGTATTGCCATGGACTCCGGCGTGTATCGAGCGGTGGGTTTTCGATCGACGAATCATGGACGCTCGATGAGCTAGCGGAGCGCGACATTCAGGACAGTTGGACCGATATTGCGCTGCACCCCGACCGAGCCGTCACTCATTTGAACGCGGCGATCCTGGACAGCGAACGTACGGCTTCGTGGTATCATGGCCGGTCGGTCGAACTACGCGCCACGTATCCATATTCCGGCGATTCTCTGCTGCGCGTTTATAGTGTAGATGGTCGATTTCTGGGGCTGGGCCGACCAGTTGATGACGGATGCATCCGACCGGCATTCGTCTTCGCAGCAGACGGAGAGTGA